The DNA window CAGCAGCACCACGTTCTCGGCCAGCCGCAGCAGCGCGCCGGCCCGCACCGCCGCCCCGATCTCCCGGGGCCCCAGCCCGATCTCGGCCAGCCGGTACGCCTCGGGGGCCTGGAACGGTCGGCCGCCGTACTCCGCCCGGATTCGGGCCACGGCGCGGGCCACCGGCGCGGGCAGCGCGCCCTGCGCCGACGCGGTGACCCGGCCGTCGGCCAGTCGCAGCGGCGGGCGGACGAGGGCCTCCACCAGCGCCCGGTCGGGCAGGTCGAGGCGGTGGCGCAGCACGTCCACGGGGACGCCCGGCTCCAGCGGGTGCGCGGCGGCGTACCGGGCGGCCTCGGCGGCCAGCCGGGCGGCCAGGTCACGCCAGTGCTCCGGGTCGGCGAGCCAGTCCCCGGCGACCGGGGCCGCGGTGGCCGGCACCCCCATCCGGGTCAGCGCGTCGCGGCGGACCAGGGCGCGGCGGCGCAGCTCGCCGGCCAGGTCGGGCCGCCCGTCCAGGCCGGCGAGCACCCGGGCGCGGGCGGCGGCCGCGCCGCGACGGTCCAGCGGCGGCGGGGCCACGTCCAGGACGGTGACGCCGCCGGACACGTGGCGCCGGCCCGGGTCGCGCAGCAGCGCCCGGTCCCCGATGAGCAGCGGCAGCGGGTGGGCCAGCCGCAGCCGGGCGGTGTCCGGGCCCAGGGGGCGCACCCGGGCGGGCACGGCCGCGGAGCCGACGTGCAGGGTGAGCGTGGCCGGCAGGTCCGCCGCCGCGTCCCCGGCGATCCGCACGTCGAGCAGGTCGGTGCGGCCGAACCGGCCGGGGGTGAGCAGGGCGTCGCCGCGGCGCAGCCGGTCCCGGGGGACGTTGCGCAGGTTGACCGCCACCCGGGCCACCGCGTCGACCCGGTCGCGGGCGGCGCCGAGGCGGTGCAGGCCGCGTACCCGCACCGGCTCCCCGGTGTCGGCCAGCTCGAGCTGGTCGCCGGCGGCCAGCCGGCCGCCGCCGAGGGTGCCCGTGACGACCGTGCCGCTGCCCCGGATGGTGAACGCCCGGTCGACCCACAGCCGCACCGGCGCGTCGAGCGCCGGCGCGGGCAGCCTGGCGACGAGCCGGTCCAGGGCGGCCCGCAGCTCCGGTAGGCCCGCGCCGGTGACCGCGCTGACCGGCACGGCCTCCACGGCACCGAGGCAGGTCGCGGCGATCCGGTCCCGGGCCTGGGCCAGCACCGGCCCGGGGTCGGCCAGGTCCGCGCGGGTCACCGCCAGCAGCCCGTACGACACCCCGAGCGCGTGCAGCGCGGCCAGGTGCTCGGCCGACTGGGGCATCCACCCCTCGTCGGCGGCCACGACCAGCAGGGCGGCCGGGACGGGGCCGACACCGGCGAGCATGTTCGGCACGAACCGCTCGTGGCCGGGCACGTCGACGAACGCGACGGTGCCGCCGGAGGGCAGCGCCGTCCACGCGAAGCCGAGGTCGATGGTCATGCCCCGGCGGCGTTCCTCGGCCCACCGGTCGGGTTCCATTCCGGTCAGCGCCCGGACCAGGGTCGACTTGCCGTGGTCGACGTGCCCGGCGGTGGCCACCACCCACATGTCAGCCGTCCCCGCGCACGCGCACGCGCAGGATCGCCGCGCGCAGGACGTCGTCGGCGTCGGCGGGCACGCAGCGCAGGTCCAGCAGCAGCCGGCCGTGGGCGAGGCGGCCGAGCACCGGCGGCGCGCCCGTGCGCAGCGGCCGGGCGTACCGCTCGGGCAGCGACAGCACCCACGACTCCAGCTCGACGCCGGGCGCGCCGCCACCGCCCACCACCGCGACGGCGGGCACCACCTCGGTCTTGCAGCCGTCGGCGGCCAGCCGGTCGCGCAGCCGTTCGGTGCGCTCGCGCAGCCGGGCCGCGTCGGCGTGCAGGGCGGCCCGGGTGGGGGTGTCGGGGCGGTGCAGGGTGGCCGCGAGGGCGGCGAGGGTCAGCTTGTCGACCCGCAACGCCCGGGCGAGCGGGTGCCGGCGCAGCCGGTCGACCAGGGCGGCGTCGCCGAGCAGCAGCCCGGCCTGCGGCCCGCCGAGGAGTTTGTCGCCGCTGGCGGTGACCAGGTGGGCGCCGGCGCGCAGCGTGGTGGTGGCGTCCGGCTCGGCGGGCAGCAGCGGGTCGGGGGCGAGCAGCCCGGAGCCGATGTCGGCGACCACGGGCACACCCAGGGTGGCCAGCCGGTCCACCCCGACGGCGGAGGTGAAGCCGGTGACCACGAAGTTCGACGGGTGGACCTTGAGCACGAAGCCGGTGTCGGGGCCGATCACGGCGGCGTAGTCGCCGAGCGTGGTGCGGTTGGTGGTGCCGACCTCGCGCAGCCGGGCGCCGGTGCTGGCCAGCAGGTCGGGCAGGCGGAACCCGTCGCCGATCTCGACCAGCTCGCCCCGGCTGACCACGATCTCCCGCCCGGCGGCCAGCGCGGTGGCGGCGAGCACCAGGGCGGCGGCGCCGTTGTTGACCACGTGCACGGCCCGCGCGTCGGGCACGGCGGCGGCGAGCGCGGCGAGGGCGGCGCGGCCACGGCGGGCCCGCCGGCCGGTGGCCAGGTCCAGCTCGACATCGGTGTGCCCGGCCGCGGCGACCAGTGCCTCGACGGCGGCGGCGGACAGCGCGGCCCGGCCGAGATTGGTGTGCAGCACGACGCCGGTGGCGTTGAGCACGGCCCGGGGGGCGGGCGACCGCAGCGCCGCGAGGGCCGCGTCGCGTACCCGCTCGGGGGTGATCTCGCCGCGGCGGGCGCGGTCCTGGGCCGCGACGACGGCGGCCTTGACCCGGTCGCGGCCGAACGTGTCGGCGGCGGCGGCCAACCCCGGGTCGGCGAGCAGCGCGTCGGTACGCGGCACGCGCCGCCGCGGGTCGGCCGTGCCGTCACGCATCGGATCGTCTCCCTGGCAGGCCTCGCAGAGGCAGGATCCCCGTGGTCGCCTCGCAGAGGCAGGATCCTCGTGGTCGCCTCGCAGAGGCGGAGCCCCCGGGGCTGCTTGGCGGAGACGGACGGGAATCGAACCCGCCTGGCCCGGATCCCGGACCACACCGGTTTTGAAGACCGGGAGGGGCACCAGCCGCCTGAACGCCTCCACGGAGCACTTAACCACACGGGACCTGCGCCCATTCACCGCAGGGGCGGAGCCCGGCGGTCAGGGCCCGGGCGTCTCGAAGTCCGGCCGGGGCCCGCCCTGGCCACCCCCGGTGCCCGGCCCCCTGACGTCCCGCGACTCGCGCCGCCGAACTCGCTCCCGCTGCGGCACCACCGTGTACTTCGGGTCGCGGGCCGAGGCGACGCCGGCGTGGTAGACGCCGAAGCGCAGCGCCAGCGACGCGGCGAGCAGGGCCGCGCCGGAGACGGCCGACACGGCGCGGCTGCGCCGGCCCGCGAGGGCCCCGACCGCCCCGGCGACGGCCAGTGCCCGGGCGGCGCGCAGCAGCCGGCCGGGGGTGCCGGTGCGGTAGGGCTCACTGAGCAGGCCGAGGCCGGTTTCCACCCGGTGCGCGTTCCACAGCTCCAGGGCCGCGCCGGCCACGGCCATCCGGCGGGCCGGGCCGGCCTGGTCGCCGGGCGCGGCGAGCAGGCCCACGCCGGCGCCGCTGGCCAGGGCGCTGCCCGCGAACAGGGCCGGCAGCTGCCGGTACGCCTCGTGCCACGACGGGACGGCCGTGTCGGCCAGCAGCACCCCGGTGTACGTGGCCAGGGCCGGCGCGGTGGCGGCCGCGAGCAGCCCGGCGGCGCGCCCGGCCGGGGGCAGCAGCCGGCGGCCCAACCCGAGCACGCCCCGCTCGGGCAGCCACGGCGCGGCCTCGGCGACGGCGGCGACCCCGGCGGCCGGCCCGTAGGCGGTCAGGATCCAGGTGCCCATCGACATCGGGGAGGTCGGCTTCGCCACCCGCAGCATGTGGTGGAACCGGTCGGGCCGGCCGAGGTCGTGGACGAGGAAGTACGCGCTGGCGCCGATCGCCGCCAGTGCGGTGACCCGGCCGGCGCGGCGCAGCGCCGGACGGCCGGTGAGCTGCCCGCCGGCGGCCAGCAGCGACGACCCGGCGGCCAGCCCGCCGGTGAACAGGTACGCGGCGATGTCCCACTTCCACACCGGCGCCTTGAGGATGGGCCGGCCGTAGTAGGAGGTGAACTCGGCCGGCGGCACGGCGAGGTCCTCGCCGCCGCGGCGACCCCGCCGGCCCGACGGCGGCCGGCGCGGCGGGTCCGGGGCGAGGTCGGCGGCCCGGGCGCCCCGGTCGGCGTGCGGGGCGCCGGGCCGGAGCCGGTGCGGCCGGCGCTGAACCCGTCGGGCCGGCCCGCGGCGCCGAGGCGGTGCAGGAAGCGCCGGAAGCGGTCGCCGGGACGGGGCGGACTCACGAGTGACCTCCGACGAACGCGGCGACGGCCGCCGCCGCCATGGCCAGGGCGGCCAGGCCCGCCCGCTTCCACATCCTCGGCAGGTCCCGGGTGGTGACCACCGGATCCGGCGGCAGGCCGTACACCTCGGGCTCGTCGAGCAGCAGGAAGAACGCCCCGTCGCCACCCACCCCGTCGGTGGGGTCGTGGCCGTACAGCCGGGCCTCGGGCACCCCGCGCTCGTGCAGGGCGGCCACCCGCGCGGC is part of the Micromonospora olivasterospora genome and encodes:
- the selB gene encoding selenocysteine-specific translation elongation factor, which gives rise to MWVVATAGHVDHGKSTLVRALTGMEPDRWAEERRRGMTIDLGFAWTALPSGGTVAFVDVPGHERFVPNMLAGVGPVPAALLVVAADEGWMPQSAEHLAALHALGVSYGLLAVTRADLADPGPVLAQARDRIAATCLGAVEAVPVSAVTGAGLPELRAALDRLVARLPAPALDAPVRLWVDRAFTIRGSGTVVTGTLGGGRLAAGDQLELADTGEPVRVRGLHRLGAARDRVDAVARVAVNLRNVPRDRLRRGDALLTPGRFGRTDLLDVRIAGDAAADLPATLTLHVGSAAVPARVRPLGPDTARLRLAHPLPLLIGDRALLRDPGRRHVSGGVTVLDVAPPPLDRRGAAAARARVLAGLDGRPDLAGELRRRALVRRDALTRMGVPATAAPVAGDWLADPEHWRDLAARLAAEAARYAAAHPLEPGVPVDVLRHRLDLPDRALVEALVRPPLRLADGRVTASAQGALPAPVARAVARIRAEYGGRPFQAPEAYRLAEIGLGPREIGAAVRAGALLRLAENVVLLPGAVDDAARVLARLPQPFTLSAARQALDTTRRVAVPLLELLDRRGVTRRLPDDARTVVAPPGP
- the nrfD gene encoding NrfD/PsrC family molybdoenzyme membrane anchor subunit; this encodes MPPAEFTSYYGRPILKAPVWKWDIAAYLFTGGLAAGSSLLAAGGQLTGRPALRRAGRVTALAAIGASAYFLVHDLGRPDRFHHMLRVAKPTSPMSMGTWILTAYGPAAGVAAVAEAAPWLPERGVLGLGRRLLPPAGRAAGLLAAATAPALATYTGVLLADTAVPSWHEAYRQLPALFAGSALASGAGVGLLAAPGDQAGPARRMAVAGAALELWNAHRVETGLGLLSEPYRTGTPGRLLRAARALAVAGAVGALAGRRSRAVSAVSGAALLAASLALRFGVYHAGVASARDPKYTVVPQRERVRRRESRDVRGPGTGGGQGGPRPDFETPGP
- the selA gene encoding L-seryl-tRNA(Sec) selenium transferase, translated to MRDGTADPRRRVPRTDALLADPGLAAAADTFGRDRVKAAVVAAQDRARRGEITPERVRDAALAALRSPAPRAVLNATGVVLHTNLGRAALSAAAVEALVAAAGHTDVELDLATGRRARRGRAALAALAAAVPDARAVHVVNNGAAALVLAATALAAGREIVVSRGELVEIGDGFRLPDLLASTGARLREVGTTNRTTLGDYAAVIGPDTGFVLKVHPSNFVVTGFTSAVGVDRLATLGVPVVADIGSGLLAPDPLLPAEPDATTTLRAGAHLVTASGDKLLGGPQAGLLLGDAALVDRLRRHPLARALRVDKLTLAALAATLHRPDTPTRAALHADAARLRERTERLRDRLAADGCKTEVVPAVAVVGGGGAPGVELESWVLSLPERYARPLRTGAPPVLGRLAHGRLLLDLRCVPADADDVLRAAILRVRVRGDG